One genomic region from Henningerozyma blattae CBS 6284 chromosome 2, complete genome encodes:
- the PCL1 gene encoding Pcl1p (similar to Saccharomyces cerevisiae PCL1 (YNL289W); ancestral locus Anc_3.70), protein MSYSKALRILMNSPVSKGMITHLTNITLKVLPISNCSSESGLNIPSLQTFITRLVNYTNVPSGTLLTTAVYLNRLKQLLPAEASGIQSTRHRIFLACLILSAKYNNDSSPLNIHWMNHTNDLFCLNDINLMERQLLKLLNWDLSITEHDLIKDLKNLIQPIVVDLETTKNIWSLYHHQHLHGNMGTKKSYGSLQNTCEMDPLRSVSPVSSIRSISPVSVRSISPTSARSISPVSMQSLSPYPNTSYMRDSLECQYQQLLQHSQSQHTN, encoded by the coding sequence ATGTCATATTCTAAAGCGTTACGTATATTGATGAACTCGCCTGTTTCGAAAGGAATGATCACTCATTTGACAAATATCACATTGAAAGTATTGCCCATCTCTAATTGTTCTTCTGAATCTGGATTGAACATTCCATCGTTACAAACCTTCATTACAAGATTGGTGAACTATACCAATGTTCCCTCGGGGACTTTACTTACCACTGCTGTGTATTTGAATCGATTGAAACAACTATTACCTGCTGAAGCGTCTGGGATTCAATCCACACGTCATCGTATTTTTTTAGCGTGTTTGATCTTGAGCGCCaagtataataatgattcgTCGCCGTTGAATATCCATTGGATGAACCATACTAAcgatttattttgtttgaaTGATATCAATTTAATGGAACGTCAATTGTTGAAACTGTTAAATTGGGATCTGTCCATCACGGAACATGATTTGATcaaagatttgaaaaatttgatcCAGCCAATTGTGGTGGATTTGGAAACCACGAAAAACATTTGGTCATTGTACCATCACCAACACCTCCACGGCAACATGGGCACAAAGAAGAGCTACGGATCGCTACAGAACACATGCGAGATGGATCCATTGAGATCTGTGTCTCCCGTGTCGTCGATACGGTCTATTTCTCCGGTATCTGTGAGATCAATTTCACCAACCTCTGCCAGATCAATTTCACCAGTCTCGATGCAAAGCCTTTCGCCATACCCGAATACGTCATACATGAGAGACTCGCTGGAATGTCAGTACCAGCAGCTCCTACAGCATTCACAGTCGCAGCACACAAACTAG
- the RFC3 gene encoding replication factor C subunit 3 (similar to Saccharomyces cerevisiae RFC3 (YNL290W); ancestral locus Anc_3.69) has protein sequence MSGNNRNVDNLPWVEKYRPNKLDEVYGQNEVVSTVRRFVSEGKLPHLLFYGPPGTGKTSTIVALAREIYGNNYSNMVLELNASDDRGIDVVRNQIKEFASTRQIFSKGFKLIILDEADAMTNAAQNALRRIIEKYTKNTRFCILANYAHKLTPALLSRCTRFRFQPLPIESMRQRIDNVIVKEKVKISEDALNATLKLSKGDMRKVLNVIQACQAGQNSNENEIDEELVYECIGTPKPNDIKMILNSIMNEDWNTAYFTMERIKVTQGLALVDLIEGIVEVLEGYELKNEETRISILSRLGDIEYSISHGGNERVQSSAVIGVIKSSFEYEMV, from the coding sequence atgagtggtaataatagaaatgtGGATAATTTACCATGGGTTGAAAAATATCGTCCCaataaattagatgaagTTTATGGTCAAAATGAAGTAGTCAGTACAGTTCGTCGATTTGTTAGTGAAGGTAAATTACCTcatctattattttatgGTCCACCAGGTACTGGTAAAACATCTACGATTGTGGCATTAGCTAGAGAGATATATGGTAACAACTATAGTAACATGGTGTTAGAATTGAATGCATCTGATGATCGTGGTATTGATGTAGTACGTaatcaaattaaagaatttgcCTCTACAAgacaaattttttctaaaggTTTTAAATTGATCATATTAGATGAAGCAGATGCCATGACTAATGCAGCACAGAATGCAttaagaagaattattgaGAAATATACCAAGAATACAAGATTCTGTATACTTGCGAATTATGCACATAAATTGACCCCTGCTTTACTGAGTAGATGTACTCGATTCCGGTTCCAACCATTACCTATTGAGTCCATGAGGCAACGTATTGATAATGTTATAGTGAAAGAAAAAGTCAAGATTAGTGAGGATGCTTTGAATGCTACGTTGAAATTATCCAAGGGGGATATGAGAAAAGTTTTAAATGTGATACAAGCGTGTCAAGCGGGGCAAAACTcgaatgaaaatgaaattgatgaagaaCTTGTATATGAATGTATTGGGACACCTAAGCCCAATGATATCAAGATGATTTTGAATAGTATAATGAATGAAGATTGGAATACTGCGTACTTTACTATGGAAAGAATCAAAGTGACCCAAGGGTTGGCGTTAGTGGATTTAATTGAAGGTATTGTAGAAGTATTAGAAGGgtatgaattgaaaaacgAAGAGACTCGGATCTCGATATTGAGCAGATTGGGAGATATCGAATATTCCATTTCCCATGGGGGTAACGAACGAGTTCAAAGTAGTGCGGTAATTGGGGTGATTAAGAGCAGTTTTGAGTATGAGATGGTGTAA
- the MID1 gene encoding Mid1p (similar to Saccharomyces cerevisiae MID1 (YNL291C); ancestral locus Anc_3.68) — translation MIIPFSCRWIHHIVPLFLLSRVITATDYQLQRWDPIRSSLKPGQSDHFTYNINVTQLGQDYFNTVEVLLFISGTIESMPLRYYNLTDNTQFQNDTALQVTYYFSPSDPSNSTKIGYNNITFENGYIMALGTSPITYNPLFALEEQETTNITGQSLVLEYTTLHLEVSLINPQTGEIIQPSDNDDYYDYEDDDDNLWTYHLGVAEDDQLFQYDERSWIHVLDTDHNSALVTSGNDSTRLTTYLKTNNTLESPYELFLYSLKDSEIIENNLNCSLSAILNGPYMATSISNDSNSTPSTNYKKISLNVHSLQIQKQLVGDDQLSNVQDMLYISGLAPNTTYALYLIRKIGTRMSNNDNSITGVVFSRQLITTKVKSTCSIIFNLDICSSVAYAAPTPLKYYVNKTAMANDYDSLVRSLYENFTTALQLIPCDAELDQRYSPLRTCEDCAQSYLNWLCSIMIPRCSSPGNFGSIFRKKFKSRNSLIDTFIQPTDNYYELMPCIDSCYEMVRDCPAQFGFSCPNIKSSDELFRHSYSYFNSSESSETCNFLGNSSHLIDRKNFLFPK, via the coding sequence atgataataccATTTTCTTGTCGATGGATACATCACATAGTCCCCCTTTTCCTATTATCGCGTGTGATCACAGCCACTGATTATCAATTACAAAGATGGGATCCAATAAGATCGTCTTTGAAACCAGGCCAATCTGATCATTTCACTTACAACATCAACGTCACACAACTAGGCCAAGATTATTTCAATACCGTAGaggttttattatttataagtGGTACAATCGAATCAATGCCATTAAGATACTATAATTTAACAGATAATActcaatttcaaaatgatACTGCTTTACAAGTAACCTATTATTTCTCTCCATCAGATCCATCAAATTCTACTAAAATTGGATATAACAATATCACTTTCGAAAATGGTTATATAATGGCATTAGGAACTTCTCCGATAACATATAATCCATTATTTGCCCTTGAAGAACAAGAAACCACAAATATTACAGGCCAAAGTCTTGTCTTAGAATATACAACATTACATCTAGAAGTTAGCCTAATAAATCCTCAAACTGGTGAAATCATTCAACCATCCGATAACGATGACTACTACGACTATGAGGATGACGATGATAATTTATGGACTTATCATTTAGGTGTTGCTGAAGATGATCAATTGTTTCAATATGATGAAAGATCATGGATTCATGTATTAGATACTGATCATAATTCTGCATTAGTAACATCAGGTAATGATTCAACAAGATTAACAAcatatttaaaaacaaacaacACATTAGAAAGCCCTTATGAACTTTTCCTTTATTCTTTGAAAGACTCagaaataatagaaaataatttaaattgcTCTTTATCTGCTATTTTAAATGGTCCTTATATGGCTACTTCTATATCTAATGATTCAAACTCCACTCCTTCtacaaattataaaaaaatttcattaaatgtTCATAGTttacaaatacaaaagcAATTAGTAGGTGATGATCAATTGTCAAATGTTCAAGACATGCTTTATATATCAGGCTTGGCTCCAAATACCACATATGCACTTTATTTAATCCGAAAAATTGGGACTCGAATgtctaataatgataacaGTATTACTGGTGTGGTTTTTTCAAGACAATTAATAACCACAAAGGTAAAATCTACATGTTCAATCATTTTTAACCTAGATATTTGTTCATCTGTAGCTTATGCTGCTCCTACACCCTTAAAATATTACGTGAATAAAACAGCAATGGCAAACGATTATGATTCCTTAGTGAGATCCttatatgaaaattttactACAGCATTACAATTAATTCCATGTGATGCTGAATTAGATCAAAGGTACTCTCCTTTGAGAACTTGTGAGGATTGTGCTCAATCTTATTTAAATTGGTTATGTTCCATTATGATACCCAGATGCTCTTCTCCAGGTAATTTTGGCTCAATTTTTaggaaaaaatttaaaagtagAAACTCTTTAATAGATACTTTTATTCAACCAACCGATAATTATTACGAATTAATGCCATGTATCGATTCGTGTTATGAAATGGTAAGAGATTGTCCTGCACAATTTGGGTTTTCATGTCCCAACATTAAAAGTTcagatgaattatttagaCATAGTTATTCATATTTCAACAGTTCAGAGTCAAGTGAAACATGTAATTTTCTGGGTAATTCCTCACATTTAATtgatagaaaaaattttctctttccaaaataa
- the SHR5 gene encoding Shr5p (similar to Saccharomyces cerevisiae SHR5 (YOL110W); ancestral locus Anc_3.66) produces the protein MENPQFFNYHEFSLDPEKNSSEPEELCVSHFPDIYCKPTRDGMINKNYRIVRIPRRFENTLGIPYFSNVLPGNEPAALTYDYEDQGFLPHENVDGIAYGISSFSPLSLYISPEEFQNIIDKVNRFLEEGFRVNSFFNFITIILDFLLLGAWDIVFNYFYFDSFQELERYVQQLNNSDLFKRNNIRLISPQKSGYLSLDFEVPTPRILRTNSEADSTSRLESASTSKITPHNDQ, from the coding sequence ATGGAAAATCCacaattctttaattatcATGAATTTTCACTTGACcctgaaaaaaatagctCTGAGCCAGAGGAGCTATGTGTAAGCCATTTCCCCGACATATATTGTAAGCCAACTCGAGATGGAATGATAAACAAGAATTATAGAATAGTGAGAATTCCTAGAAGATTCGAAAATACCTTAGGAATCCCTTATTTTAGTAATGTTTTACCTGGTAATGAACCGGCAGCGTTAACTTACGATTATGAAGATCAAGGATTTTTACCCCACGAAAATGTGGATGGCATTGCATATGGAATATCGTCATTTTCGCCCTTATCCTTATATATATCACCAGAAGAATTCCAAAACATTATTGATAAAGTTAATAGGTTTTTAGAAGAGGGATTTAGagttaattcattttttaatttcattactattattttggaCTTCTTACTGTTGGGAGCATGGGATATTgtattcaattatttctattttgaTTCGTTTCAAGAGCTAGAAAGATATGTccaacaattaaataattcagatctatttaaaagaaacaaTATTCGACTGATTTCACCTCAAAAATCTGGTTATCTATCCTTAGATTTTGAAGTACCGACACCTCGAATATTAAGAACTAATTCGGAGGCTGACTCCACATCAAGACTTGAATCTGCATCCACATCAAAAATCACTCCGCATAACgaccaataa
- the MDY2 gene encoding Mdy2p (similar to Saccharomyces cerevisiae MDY2 (YOL111C); ancestral locus Anc_3.65) — MSSSEAEFAQNFITLATLNKPTLSRDYKKPLSEVNQLGVALPPLKYRYRTRNKNTSSSKSSVKLTLKSVRPPKFSIQQDFNSHDTVTEVKQFLVNSEKVQQIGQLKLLLKGKVLHDSVSLSELDITEAVINVMVSKPLNVNAQSSTSGPGSYAHSMASTTDANGNTVTIESRGNDEVKVSYSQTENGNTVNVSTSSSGMNIPTSVATSTSKELQVPWMEIEILLKSRCTNIDEVNKTLQRLKRGWELASD; from the coding sequence ATGTCATCTTCTGAAGCTGAATTTGCACAAAACTTTATTACCTTGGCAACTTTAAACAAGCCAACCCTTTCTAGAGATTATAAAAAACCTTTAAGCGAAGTAAATCAATTGGGTGTTGCTTTACCTCCTTTGAAGTATCGTTATAGaacaagaaataaaaatacatcaTCGTCAAAATCCTCTGTGAAATTAACTTTGAAAAGTGTGAGACCTCCTAAGTTTTCAATCCAGCAAGATTTCAATTCTCATGACACTGTTACTGAAGTTAAACAATTCTTGGTAAACTCGGAGAAAGTGCAACAAATTGgccaattaaaattattgttaaaAGGTAAAGTTCTTCATGATTCTGTCTCATTATCGGAACTAGATATAACTGAAGCTGTTATTAATGTAATGGTTAGCAAACCATTAAATGTAAATGCTCAGTCATCAACTTCTGGGCCAGGCTCATACGCTCATAGTATGGCATCTACTACTGATGCGAATGGTAACACGGTAACAATTGAATCTCGTGGTAATGATGAGGTTAAGGTATCATACTCTCAAACTGAAAATGGTAACACAGTTAATGTTTCGACCTCTAGTAGCGGCATGAACATCCCTACCTCAGTTGCTACTTCAACTTCGAAAGAACTTCAAGTGCCATGGATGGAAATCGAAATCTTATTAAAATCTAGGTGCACTAACATAGATGAAGTCAATAAAACTTTACAACGTTTGAAAAGAGGTTGGGAACTTGCCTCTGATTAA
- the TBLA0B08490 gene encoding GTPase-activating protein (similar to Saccharomyces cerevisiae MSB3 (YNL293W) and MSB4 (YOL112W); ancestral locus Anc_3.64) has product MSSDQSHPYSQNRILYGAKTTGAFPNSSSSLTDSASSTSSVPASNTNTPNNTGGNNSTLSCQNNSNSSPALQNTIYAGDNHSSNIYHSNNNSILANNNNMSYYNHNFNNVMNVHGNSNLNNSNSRILQPSPSVPNFVDRHLPQNFTGPSFFKNPNSRRSSAISQVNSDITDENRHISYNNTTTNDSNNNINHTSSIYNNYNNNNSINSNSNISNYNGYNNSNTSIYNGYNTNNNNNSNVNSRMSYAPITNNTMAEPHAVDHDDHDASMSVIDLYNDDDDFDHSDEDEEIDDEDIDDEASSSVRLQSSIDSKLQRSKEKLESLTSQFNTRNSTPKPRSIGTNTSIQNNYSINTISNINSAENNFSSQTPPTNPNTLTTSNSSTNPSVSHTPSNTPASAIQHYDRYGFKKQTSFINEEQYNEWWNEYSQYCIRRKLKWKLLLKKSGLPVDNDSPSRFPSKSEKLKRYVRKGIPAEWRGNAWWHFARGQEKLNKNKDLYEKLLIKMDNISKLPKDKQPNDWEIIERDLNRTFPDNIDFQKQDFQTDEPPLIKSLRRVLVAFSLYNTKIGYCQSMNFLAGLLLLFLDEERAFWMLVIITSRYLPGVHNVNLEGVNVDQGVLMLCLREYLPEIWELIDNSSSSNNNDNDNPLNNLQKDLAMSTDNVNSPTNNENASNNRLHNRFDRNNNFPVLKDQFLYKLPPITLCTASWFMSCFVGIVPIETTLRIWDCLFYEDSHFLFKISLAIFKLSEPEMLKGRKHKTLYSLSNNHNKQQNSNKSPDDTEMEIFQVVQTFPKTLINPNEIFGKAIFKRRVALNKLNQEEVDRCRKYVTSQRAKFKHFAEIRGEKDNLYNENQNENSHLNTQITDDIINDALSSELYGFKKSLTSVHWNNSIKAKVKQMRKKMED; this is encoded by the coding sequence atgtcTTCAGATCAGAGCCATCCGTATAGTCAGAATAGAATTCTTTATGGAGCTAAGACAACTGGCGCTTTCCCAAATTCTAGTTCAAGTCTTACAGATTCCGCTTCTTCAACATCATCCGTCCCAGCAAGTAATACCAATACTCCAAATAATACGGGAGGTAATAATAGCACCTTATCCTGTCaaaataatagcaatagtAGCCCTGCTTTACAAAATACTATTTATGCAGGTGACAACCATAGTAGCAATATTTACCACAGTAATAACAATAGCATATTagccaataataataacatgaGTTACTATAATCATAACTTTAACAACGTTATGAATGTTCATGGCAATAGTAACCTgaataatagcaatagtAGGATATTACAACCATCCCCATCGGTACCAAATTTCGTTGATCGTCATTTACCTCAAAATTTTACAGGCCCTTCGTTCTTCAAAAATCCAAACTCAAGAAGATCTTCTGCTATATCACAAGTAAATTCGGATATCACTGATGAGAATCGTCACATTAgttataataataccacCACAAATGacagcaacaacaatatCAACCACACTAGTTCCATATACAATAATtataacaacaacaatagCATCAACAGTAACAGCAATATTTCCAACTATAATGGTTATAACAATAGTAACACTTCCATCTATAATGGctataatactaataacaataataattccaatGTCAATAGTAGGATGAGTTATGCTCCCATTACCAATAACACTATGGCCGAACCTCATGCAGTTGATCATGATGATCATGATGCTAGCATGAGTGTCATTGATCTTTATAATGACGATGACGATTTTGACCATAGTGATGAggatgaagaaattgatgacgaagatattgatgatgagGCAAGTAGTTCAGTAAGATTACAAAGTAGTATAGATTCAAAATTGCAGAGATCCAAAGAGAAACTAGAATCGTTAACTTCTCAATTTAATACAAGAAATTCTACCCCTAAGCCAAGATCTATTGGGACGAATACTAGTATCCAAAACAATTACAGCATTAATACTATTAGTAACATTAATTCAGCagagaataatttttcgAGTCAAACGCCTCCCACAAACCCAAATACATTGACTACATCTAATAGTAGTACTAACCCATCTGTAAGTCATACCCCTAGCAATACACCTGCATCTGCGATTCAACATTATGACAGATACGGTTTCAAGAAGCAAACATCGTTTATAAATGAAGAGCAATATAATGAATGGTGGAATGAATATTCTCAATATTGTATTAGACGTAAAttaaaatggaaattatTGCTAAAAAAATCAGGCTTGCCTGTTGATAATGATTCTCCAAGTAGATTTCCTTCaaaaagtgaaaaattaaaaaggtATGTCAGAAAAGGTATACCTGCTGAATGGAGAGGAAATGCTTGGTGGCATTTTGCTAGAGGTCAGGAAAAATTGaacaaaaacaaagatCTCTATGAAaagttattaattaaaatggATAACATTTCAAAACTACCGAAGGATAAACAACCAAATGATTGGGAAATAATTGAAAGAGATTTGAATAGAACTTTTCCTGACAACATTGATTTCCAAAAGCAAGATTTTCAAACTGATGAACCACCATTAATCAAATCGTTAAGACGTGTATTGGTTGCATTTTCTCTATATAACACAAAGATTGGTTACTGTCAATCCATGAACTTTTTGGCGGGactattattgttatttttagatgaaGAGAGAGCCTTCTGGATGCTTGTAATAATTACTTCAAGATATTTACCAGGTGTTCATAATGTAAATCTAGAAGGTGTAAATGTCGATCAAGGGGTGTTGATGTTATGTCTTCGAGAATATTTACCTGAAATATGggaattaattgataacTCATCTTCATCCAACAATAACGATAATGATAACCCATTGAATAATTTGCAAAAAGATTTAGCAATGTCGACAGATAATGTCAATAGCCcaactaataatgaaaatgccTCTAATAATAGACTTCATAATAGGTTtgatagaaataataatttcccagtattaaaagatcaatttctttataaaCTACCTCCAATTACTCTTTGTACAGCAAGTTGGTTTATGAGTTGTTTTGTTGGTATTGTTCCAATTGAAACAACTTTAAGAATTTGGGATTGCCTATTTTATGAAGATTctcattttttatttaaaatatcccTAGCAATATTCAAACTAAGTGAACCTGAAATGCTAAAGGGTAGAAAACACAAAACCTTATATTCATTGTCCAATAACCATAATAAACAGCAAAACTCCAATAAATCACCTGATGATACTGAAATGGAAATATTCCAAGTAGTACAAACTTTCCCCAAGACTTTAATCAAtccaaatgaaatatttggcaaagcaatatttaaaagaaggGTTGCGTTgaacaaattaaatcaaGAAGAAGTTGATAGGTGCCGTAAATATGTTACATCTCAGCGAGCGAAATTCAAACACTTTGCAGAAATCAGAGGTGAGAAGGATAACTTATATAACGAGAATCAAAATGAAAACAGTCACCTAAATACACAAATAACAGATGACATAATTAATGATGCCCTATCTTCAGAATTATATGGCTTTAAGAAAAGTCTTACGAGTGTACATTGGAATAATAGTATCAAGGCCAAGGTAAAACAGATGCGTAAAAAGATGGAAGATTAA